The following is a genomic window from Hallerella porci.
TTTTCGGCGATCCGCTGCACCTTTCGCAAATTCTCACGAACTTAATCAACAACGCCGAAAAATTTACGGAAGCGGGACAAGTCGTTCTCAAAATGGAGCTTGTGGAGTGTGAAAATGCGCAGGCGACGATTTATACTGCGGTCATCGATTCGGGTATCGGAATGACGCCGGAACAATCCGGAAAACTTTTCCACATGTTTACGCAAGCCGACGGCTCGACGACGCGGAAATACGGCGGTACAGGACTCGGCCTTGCGATTTCACATTCTCTCGTCGAACTTTCGGGCGGAGAACTTCGCGTAAAAAGTGAAGCGGGAAAGGGCAGCGAATTTTATTTTACATTGACATTTGATGTGAGCGAAAATGTTCGGGAAGAAACTGCAGAACTTGCGGGCAAACGTCTTTTAATTTTGGACAATAACGCAACGTCTCTTGCGATTCAAGAAAAAATGGCGAAGGCTTTGCTCGCAAAAGCCGATGCGACTTCGTCGAGCGAAAAAGCGTTTGAAAATTTTGAAAAGAATTTTGCGAATCCCTACGATGCGATTATTCTTTCGTGGGATTCTTGCGATATTTCTCCGGTGACATTTGCCGAAAAATTAAAGGCGACAGGTCTTAATCTTCCGCCGATTCTCGTCGTTTCGATGCGAAATGATGAAGCGCGATTTAAAGAAGTGCAACAAGCGGGATTTAAACGTTATTTGCCAAAGCCATTCTTGCTTTCGGATTTTGCGCTGGCGCTCAAAGAAATCCTCGGCATTTGCCCGATGGAAATTCGCCCGGTAAAAGCGAAAACGCAGACGGTTTACCGCTTTAAACATGCGCGCGTTTTGCTCGTCGAAGACAATTTGCTAAACCAAGAACTCGCTGTCGATTTGCTTTCGCGCGTAGGCTTAGAAGTTGATGTGGCAAATAATGGACGCGAAGGGGTGAATGCGGTCAAGCAAAAAGATTACGCTCTCGTTTTGATGGATTTGCAAATGCCGGTGATGGACGGTTACGAAGCGACTGCAAAAATTCGCGCACTCGGCGAAGACAAATGCAACCTTCCCATCATTGCGATGAGTGCGCACGCGCTTCACGGTGACAAAGAAAAAAGTTTGGCCGCGGGATTAAACGCTCACGTCACCAAGCCGATTGATCCCGCAGAACTTTACCGCGAACTTTCGCATTGGATTCCGTGCGAAGAAAAATCCGACGCTGCATCTTCGGAAAATGAAAATTTAGCGCTGACGAAAGATCCGTTCTTATCGCTTTTCGAACGCATTCCCGAATTGAATGCAGAACTCGGACTTTATCGTTCGGCGGGCAGTCAAACGATTTATTTAAAAGTCATTCGCCGCTTTGTCGAAGATTTTGAAAATTATATTCCGCGGATTCAGAATTGCTTGTCATCGGGCGAAAAAGAAACGGCGATGCGGATGGCGCATACGATTAAAGGAATTTTAGGAACGATTGGTTGTGCGCATTTGCAAGAAGCCTTTGCCAAAATGGAATCGCAAATTGCCGAAGACAACGAAGAATTAAAACTCACGCCGTGGACTGCGTTAAACGATTCGTTACAAACTTTAATTGAACGTTTGCGCAAAACAATTCCGCTTGCCTCGGAATGTCTCGGGGAGCACCAAGAAAAAATCGTCGACGATCCCGAAGCGGAAAGTAAATTGCAAAAAGCGATGGAACTTCTTTTGCCCGCGATTCGCGATGCGATTCCCGCCGATGCGCGCGCAGCGATTCAACTGATTTCAAATCTCCGCTTTGATTCTTGTCGGATGGAACTCATTCGGCAGTTAGAAAAATCCATCGATGATTTTGATTTTGAAGCGGCAGAAAAAATTCTGAGTCAATTAAAATCAAAGACAGAAAACAAGTAAAAATGTGAGCGCAATCACGGTGACGATTACCGCGGTCGCGATTTTTGCAGCGAGATTTTTCTTTTTCCCCAATTCATTTTCGACGATTTCTTCGTAATCGGGGAGTTCTAAATCGGCGTTTTCTGCGCCATCTTTCCAACCGGTTTCGGCATCGCTTCCGCAATTCTTGCAGACGATTGCGCTATCTTCGAGTTCATTTCCGCAATGGGGGCATATTTTCATAGCGTAAAATATAGGTTTTATCGGAAACGTGGTGCGTATCACTTTGAATCTTTGTAAACTTTTATATATATGGGGTATGAAATTTTTAAGACGATTCCTTTTGAGTTCTTTGTTTGGCGCGACATTCGCATTCGCAAATGAAAACGGTGAAGCTTCTGCGGATTCTTTGGATTCCTCGAATTCATCGCCGAAAGAAGAATCATTTCAAGTGGACATTGAACATAATTTGAATTTTTTGGGATTTTATTTGCCGCATAGCGCACTCCGCAATTCCGGCTCTCTCAAAAGTTGGCCGTTTTTTGCATTCGCATTTCCGCTGAGTTGGACTTCTTCCATTTCTTTGGATAAAAAATTTGGCAAATTGCTTTCGATTAACACGGATTTTTCGGGCGACCTCAATGTATTTGGCACATCGGTGCGGGCGATGGCCGCTACGAAATGGATGGGACTTCTTGATTTGGGCATCATTGGCAGCGTAACTTCGGCGTTTAATTACAGCTCTTCGAATTCGAGCATCATTTTTATGGGCGTTTACAATCCCGAAAAAAAAGAATTGGAAGGCGATAATTTTGGAACCGAAGCGTTGTTCGATGTGAAATATTTTGCGACTCTCACAATTCCTTTGATGTCGTTTTTACCCAAGTCCGATTGGACAAAAATCATGATTAAGCCGAGCGCATCGTTAACGAATTTATATTACACGGGCGCAGAAGATGGCGAATTCTGGAAAGTCGGCAATGAATATTCGGCAAATGGTTACCGCTATTCTTATGGTGCGACTCTCATTTATCTTTTGCCATTTAAATATTTCCCGTCGGCGATGGTCAAATATACGGTGAGCGGCATCGTCCACGAATCGGATTATGACGCCGTTTACGATCCCTATGATCCGGGCTTTAAAGAAATTACGATTACGCCGATGCTTTCAGTCCAATTCAATGAAAAGTGGAGCGGCCTCTTGATGGTAAACATTGAACGCGAACGCAAATTCCGCCATTACCACTACGACTCAGACGAAGAGCTTCTCCAAGAACGCGTCGGCTCCGATTGGACCATTCCACACATTATTTTCCTCGCAACGAGAACATTTTAAAAAAGCGGCTTAGCCGCTTTTTTTATGAGGAACGAATTCCTCATTATCCAACACTGTGTTCCAATTTTAGCGTGAGAAGTTGTTTGGCTTCGGTGGCAAATTCGCCGGGGAGTTCTTTGAAAACATCTTTGCAGAAGCCGCCGACGAGGGCTTGAATCGCATCTTCACGGCGGATGCCGCGGCTTTCAAAATAGAAGAGTTGATCTTCGCTAATGCGACTTGTCGAGGCTTCGTGTTCGGTTGAAGAAGATTTGTTTGCAACGCTGATATACGGGAATGTATGCGCGGCGCTGCGGTTTCCGACGAGCATATTATCGCATTCTGTGTAATTGCGGGAACCGGTTGCGCTTTT
Proteins encoded in this region:
- a CDS encoding zinc ribbon domain-containing protein, which gives rise to MKICPHCGNELEDSAIVCKNCGSDAETGWKDGAENADLELPDYEEIVENELGKKKNLAAKIATAVIVTVIALTFLLVFCL